AACTTCAAGGAAAGCCTTGAATGAAGATCTTGGATGCATCCTGCTACCATCATCCCTTTCACCAGGCTCATGCTTTGCACCACCCCATCGAATTTCTGCGGCTGTGTGAGATCGGAACCAGAAAACTATATCTTTGGAAGATATTCTGACAGCTGCCATTCCACAAGTTATATCACCAAGAGTAGCAGTCCCTGGGAAGCCTGCATCAGACAAGCTATCTGTACTCAAACCTGTGGAATCCCTGTGACATTCAGAGAGCCACAAAGCTATCTCTCTTACCTGGGATTCACTTGGTGTTACCCCTAATCTCCATACCTTGTTTTTATACAACAGTGCTGCACCATCGCACTTAACAAGGTCCATAATGTTAGGACTCTGTGATACAATACCTAGGGGTGCATCTCGCATCAGCATATCACACAAGAGTGTTTGAGTCCTCAGGATATTCTTCTCAATAATCTGATACTCTATCTCAAGTTCTTTGTTCACATGGATGGCAAATACCTGAGCCAGGAATTCGCAAGCATACCTGAGAGGGAAAGGAACAAACCTGGGAGTGGAGTGATGGCAAACTACTAAACCCCATAATCTCTTTCTCTTCTGTGGCTGAACAGCATCAGAACTATCCCCATCTTCATCATTGTCATTGACCACAACGGCCATAACCAAGGAAGCACTAGAATTCATATTTTGCATGTATTGCAAGTGACAACTGTGAGCAGCCCTCAAGGTTGATCCACACAGAGTTAATTCAAATGGAATTTTTTTGTCTTGAAGCACCTTCACATGCTTTGCACGACAATCAACTATCATACGCACCTTGTTCTTCATAAACAAAAAACGTGTAGCCTGAGGAATATCAGTTGCTGGGTAGTGCAATCCCAGATACGGCTCTAGGTCTGGCCTTTTCACTTCAGCAATCACTTCCCCGTGATCATCCTCATGAAATTTATAAGCCATCACTCTATCATAACCTGTTAGTTCAAAAACCTCTCGAACCATTGTGTCACACAGAGTGTCCATGTTCCCACTAGGCAACGATTGCAATCTAGTTATTGCTTTTGCTGCAAATTTATAGGACTGCAGGGCACCTGCTGCAGTCATGGGAACTTCATGAGGCTTGACTGGCTCAAAATCAATGATCACACTGCCGGTAACACGATGGATAATTGCATAAAAGGGCTTCCCAGAGGACTTGCAATGAACTAGAATGGGGTTAAGAAGTGAAACCTCCCCAAATCCCAGTGCCTTCTGAATAGAAGTAGAACTCGGGGAAGTGAAAATAGTTCTGATGTCAGTGCCAATTCCCAGAGCAGGGTGGTCACCAACACTGGGGACAGCATGGCTAACCATGGTGAGCATTTCAGGTGCATTCTCACTGTAAGCAATGACCCTAAATGTTTTCTCATCTAACGCTAGCAAGCACCCAAATGGTTGGATAAGCTTGCTTTTCTGTAACTGATGGAGGTAAGCAGTTGTTACTTCATCAGACCTCGGTTGATGATCACCACTGGCAGTGCCTGTGCCAGGGGACAATCTCACTGAATTGGAGTAGTTAAAAGAACTACCGGATTCCTCGAAAGTTGCACGCAGTTTTGCGTCTAAAGTTGTCTGAGCAAGAACCCTAGCACTGCGTCTTGATGATCTTGATCTGCCAGAATTATTGCTGGACGATTGACTAGGCCTTGAGGAGGACATTGTCACTTCAACTGCACTTGAAATAAACCACAAGCACAGAATCACTAAGTTAATATCTCGCAAGGAAGAATGGAATCTGCTTGATTGCTCTAAAAGAGATGCAAAGCTACTATGGACCTTGTCAAATGACATCATCCTTACTCACTATCACAATTCAAGAAGAGAAAGTGAATATTTCGAAACTAAAACATTGACAAACTTTGAAAGGCATATCATATTGCTTAACTACTATATATCCAAAGTTCAAATAATAAcagtattatttgtttttatcctTAGCACTCTTCCGCTGCTATCTGATGCTCACGGTAAGAGGCCATAAATTCTCCAAAGAATTTCACTGGTATAAACTCAACTAAACACACTCCACTCAGCAAAACataactttatttcatttttagcaaatttctgtttatttttttccactTTAATTTGCAGGAACAGTGAATGGTACGGTATCTTAATTGACCCGGAAACGACAGAAGAAACATCTAGAGTACGGTAAAGAAGAATTTTCCTTTCCAGGAAGGAGTACATACACCAGAAAcgttaaaaaaaaaggaagaagcaaATTTAGGAGAATAAGGAATAATAACCAACGTATCCAGAAGAAGCAACAATCATGAACTGAATAGAAAGAAAATGCAGAAGAAGAAACCCACCTTGCAAGGAAAAATCTGATTCCAACCAATGAGCAGAGAGAAGGTCTGAATAGAAGCAGAAAGCAACTAGGGAATATAAATCCCCGATAGCTACTTACTGTTTAGCTGCATCTGTAGatgaacaagaagaagaagaagaaaatcttAACCACCGACCTTTGGGACACAAGTGGAAAGTGGGAACCCCTCCAAGCTCACAGAACTCGGCAGTTAGAACTGAGACACAGTAGATAATGCCATGCCAtagtaaaaataacaatttaagactactctctctctttctctctctctctctctctctctctctttctggtgcttatatatttaatattatcatgCAATcatatagtttattataatattactgctataaaataaaataatggattGGTTTCTAAGTAAGGGACGGGTGATGATGATTGCATCTATAAATAGAAATAAGCAACTTTTGCTGCTCTTATCACGATCTGCTTAATCACCTACAACTCTGACTTTcctttttgtttgattgttggatACAAATTTATGAGAAGAAATACCCAAAAACCTTATTTTGTTTGTATAACTAATTAAGCAAGCTTCCTTCTAATAAAGGTTAATTACGCTACTAGATGGAAACTATTTTCTGGGtcactcatttttttcattGGATAGCGTAGCAACCCCATCCATAGAGGAGGAAACATACATAGCGAATAGCAACAAGAAAAAGAG
This sequence is a window from Vigna angularis cultivar LongXiaoDou No.4 chromosome 2, ASM1680809v1, whole genome shotgun sequence. Protein-coding genes within it:
- the LOC108329605 gene encoding LOW QUALITY PROTEIN: phytochrome A-2 (The sequence of the model RefSeq protein was modified relative to this genomic sequence to represent the inferred CDS: substituted 1 base at 1 genomic stop codon); translation: MSSSRPSQSSSNNSGRSRSSRRSARVLAQTTLDAKLRATFEESGSSFNYSNSVRLSPGTGTASGDHQPRSDEVTTAYLHQLQKSKLIQPFGCLLALDEKTFRVIAYSENAPEMLTMVSHAVPSVGDHPALGIGTDIRTIFTSPSSTSIQKALGFGEVSLLNPILVHCKSSGKPFYAIIHRVTGSVIIDFEPVKPHEVPMTAAGALQSYKFAAKAITRLQSLPSGNMDTLCDTMVREVFELTGYDRVMAYKFHEDDHGEVIAEVKRPDLEPYLGLHYPATDIPQATRFLFMKNKVRMIVDCRAKHVKVLQDKKIPFELTLCGSTLRAAHSCHLQYMQNMNSSASLVMAVVVNDNDEDGDSSDAVQPQKRKRLWGLVVCHHSTPRFVPFPLRYACEFLAQVFAIHVNKELEIEYQIIEKNILRTQTLLCDMLMRDAPLGIVSQSPNIMDLVKCDGAALLYKNKVWRLGVTPSESQVREIALWLSECHRDSTGLSTDSLSDAGFPGTATLGDITCGMAAVRISSKDIVFWFRSHTAAEIRWGGAKHEPGERDDGSRMHPRSSFKAFLEVVKTRSLPWKDYEMDVIHSLQLILRNAFKDNESMEISTYAINTRLDDLKIEGMQELEAVTSEMVRLIETATVPILAVDVNGMVNGWNTKIAELTXLPVEQAIGKHLLTLVEDFSVDRVKNMLDMALQGEEEKSVQFEIKTHDLKIDSGPISLVVNACASRDLQDNVVGVCFVAQDITAQKTVMDKFTRIEGDYKAIVQNPNPLIPPIFGTDEFGWCSEWNSAMTKLTGWKREEVMDKMLLGEVFGTHIACCRLRNQEAVVNFSIVLNKAMAGLETEKIPFSFITRDGKHVECLLSVSKKLDAEGVVTGVFCFLQLASPELQQALHIQHLSEQTASKRLKALTYLKRQIRSPLYGIVFTRKLLEGTQLGPEQIQFLQTGTRCQRQLSKVLDDSDLDSIIDGYLDLEMLEFTLHEVLVASLSQAMTKGNAKGVRVVNDVEEQITTETLYGDGLRLQQVLADFLLVSINFTPTGGQVVVAASLTKQQLGKLVHLANLELSITHDGFGVPETLLNQMFGRDGDESEEGISMLISRKLLKLMNGEVRYIREAGNSSFILSVELAAAHKSNT